The following coding sequences are from one Sulfitobacter faviae window:
- a CDS encoding SCO family protein: protein MAGVAAFVLIWLLLWVDYRADLARTESEPPFFADFELTDHRGMVQTEEDFKGRWMLVFFGFTNCPDVCPTTLSEVAAVMEGLGDEAAMVQPIFITIDPERDTPTALAEYVPMFDAGIIGLTGTPEQIAATSETFPIFFERIEEATAPGGYTMGHTSHLFLFDTQAGFADSWPYGTPAEEILADLKERI from the coding sequence TTGGCGGGCGTGGCGGCGTTCGTTCTCATCTGGCTGTTGCTGTGGGTGGACTACCGTGCCGACCTTGCCCGCACAGAGAGTGAACCACCGTTTTTTGCTGATTTCGAACTGACCGATCATCGCGGGATGGTCCAAACGGAGGAAGATTTCAAAGGTCGCTGGATGTTGGTCTTCTTCGGCTTCACCAATTGCCCCGACGTCTGTCCGACAACACTGTCCGAAGTCGCGGCCGTGATGGAGGGCTTGGGCGATGAGGCGGCAATGGTTCAGCCGATTTTCATAACGATCGATCCCGAGCGAGATACGCCGACGGCTTTAGCAGAGTACGTGCCCATGTTCGACGCAGGAATCATCGGGCTGACCGGCACGCCGGAGCAGATCGCCGCAACATCCGAGACTTTCCCAATTTTCTTTGAGCGGATCGAGGAGGCTACTGCGCCGGGTGGATACACGATGGGTCACACGTCACACCTTTTCCTTTTCGACACGCAGGCAGGCTTCGCGGATTCCTGGCCCTATGGCACGCCCGCCGAAGAGATCCTCGCCGATCTGAAAGAGAGGATCTGA
- a CDS encoding DsbA family protein, protein MNRRGLVLSVLAVGAAGFGGAAWYATRPQPMAEAVPVAPEVNDVLIRSYSPILGPETAPVTIVEFFDPACEACRAFYPVVKDIMTEHGGAVRVVIRYTAFHGKASVEAIRVLEAARMQDVFEPVLEAVLREQPRWASHGTPAPGLILEIAASGGLDVEAARTQMLAPGVVAVLNQDRADVEAVGVRQTPTFFVNAKPLDPFGEAELRRLVAAEIAVSQS, encoded by the coding sequence ATGAATCGACGCGGCCTCGTTCTATCCGTTCTGGCTGTTGGTGCCGCAGGTTTTGGCGGCGCGGCTTGGTATGCCACCCGCCCCCAACCCATGGCAGAGGCAGTCCCTGTCGCGCCCGAAGTGAACGATGTGCTGATCCGGTCCTATTCCCCGATCCTTGGCCCCGAAACGGCACCTGTCACGATTGTCGAGTTTTTCGATCCAGCTTGCGAGGCCTGCCGCGCCTTCTATCCCGTGGTCAAGGATATCATGACTGAGCACGGTGGTGCGGTCCGTGTCGTCATTCGATATACTGCCTTTCACGGGAAAGCTTCAGTGGAAGCGATCCGTGTTCTCGAAGCTGCGCGGATGCAGGATGTGTTCGAACCCGTGCTGGAAGCGGTCCTGCGCGAGCAGCCACGATGGGCGTCCCATGGCACTCCAGCACCGGGTTTGATCCTTGAGATTGCCGCAAGCGGTGGTCTGGATGTCGAAGCTGCTCGAACACAGATGCTGGCCCCCGGTGTCGTGGCAGTGCTCAATCAGGACCGCGCTGATGTCGAAGCGGTAGGCGTGCGACAAACGCCCACGTTCTTCGTCAACGCCAAGCCATTAGACCCGTTCGGTGAGGCCGAACTGCGGCGACTGGTCGCTGCAGAAATTGCGGTCAGCCAAAGTTGA
- a CDS encoding copper chaperone PCu(A)C, which produces MIELPYIKGLTLFLLLSGMSTPTFAGSEDVIVVNAWSRASIGINRPGAAYFTIHNANEDTVTLTGLTTPLATMPEIHETKTNAAGVSSMSPAGDITIGPGESVALEPGGLHAMLMKLQDPMIEGETFPLTLTFSDGGEVTVEVPILGIAARGPES; this is translated from the coding sequence ATGATAGAGCTACCTTATATCAAGGGCTTGACTCTTTTTTTGCTGCTCTCGGGCATGTCGACTCCGACATTTGCCGGTTCGGAGGACGTCATCGTAGTAAACGCGTGGTCCCGTGCTTCGATTGGTATAAACCGACCGGGCGCGGCATATTTCACTATACATAACGCAAATGAAGACACAGTCACGCTGACCGGACTTACAACACCACTGGCCACGATGCCCGAGATCCATGAGACGAAAACCAACGCTGCAGGCGTCAGTTCAATGTCACCTGCAGGCGACATCACGATTGGGCCGGGCGAAAGCGTGGCATTGGAGCCGGGCGGGCTGCACGCCATGCTCATGAAGCTGCAAGACCCGATGATCGAAGGCGAGACCTTCCCGCTGACACTGACTTTCTCGGACGGTGGCGAAGTGACTGTTGAGGTCCCAATTCTGGGGATCGCCGCGCGCGGGCCGGAAAGCTGA
- a CDS encoding SCO family protein, which yields MQRRQLFQYGAGALAMMLGIGWWRVDGPGAPKPTGQRPLPLTVMDFRLTDHEGHEVGPETLIGRPTMVFFGFTYCPDVCPTTLSDISGWLEDLGDEAAQMNVVFITVDPARDTVEAMAEYVGYFHPAIRGWTGTENQITRATEGFRASYERVPTEGGDYTMNHTASIFLFGANGEFVTMIDHHEPREFAVPKIRRALTEDVEITT from the coding sequence ATGCAGCGTCGGCAATTGTTCCAATACGGTGCAGGCGCTCTGGCTATGATGCTTGGTATCGGCTGGTGGCGCGTGGATGGTCCCGGCGCTCCGAAACCTACTGGCCAAAGGCCGCTCCCCCTAACGGTGATGGATTTCCGACTGACCGATCACGAAGGCCATGAAGTGGGCCCAGAAACCCTGATCGGACGGCCGACCATGGTGTTCTTCGGGTTCACCTACTGCCCGGATGTCTGCCCCACGACGTTATCGGATATCTCAGGCTGGCTTGAAGATCTCGGAGACGAAGCCGCGCAGATGAACGTGGTCTTCATCACGGTCGATCCGGCGCGTGACACGGTCGAGGCCATGGCCGAATATGTCGGCTATTTTCATCCGGCCATTCGGGGTTGGACCGGAACGGAAAACCAGATTACCCGCGCTACAGAAGGGTTTCGGGCTTCGTATGAGCGCGTCCCGACCGAGGGAGGTGACTACACGATGAACCATACGGCAAGCATATTCCTTTTTGGCGCCAACGGTGAGTTCGTCACCATGATTGACCACCACGAGCCAAGAGAATTCGCAGTACCGAAGATCCGACGTGCGTTGACAGAAGATGTAGAGATCACAACATGA
- a CDS encoding M23 family metallopeptidase: MRIRVASVALVGAFSMTAIATLEWWSKEPVPQSIAEATQWAPAAVLEPRLADSVMTVPKTTQVDGARKILNVPLLQPDVTETALPEIEPPLVTWTRQIASGETLDAVLANAGVAAPARAEIALALGVEYDLRRLRPGHEITVISNADGNPKRVELAIDDGVRIETVFGEELLTRVLEPDPEVVIFASEAVVESSISAALDKAKIPARFAVDLAQMLGGTIDFRRELSGGERMRLLWREAREGNKRIGQPELAFAALDLAGSVYEIVWPDDGSGQATIYVDGEVLRVFAQPVEGARLSSVFGRRTHPVYGNVRMHTGVDFAAARGTPVKATAPGRVSFIGRRGGYGRVVEISHGSDTLTRYAHLSEVPDTLEQGQRVMAGDMIGRVGATGTATGPNLHYEVLVDGRPTDPLSDDRLVEAADRDAVGPAALERLAEARSLLAERLTSEFVQTTTERL; encoded by the coding sequence ATGAGAATAAGAGTTGCCTCGGTGGCCCTGGTTGGCGCCTTTTCGATGACTGCCATCGCCACCTTAGAGTGGTGGTCCAAAGAACCGGTGCCCCAATCGATTGCCGAAGCAACGCAATGGGCGCCTGCTGCAGTTTTGGAACCGCGACTTGCTGATAGCGTCATGACAGTTCCCAAAACCACACAAGTCGACGGAGCGCGCAAAATCCTAAACGTCCCTCTCTTGCAGCCTGACGTCACCGAAACCGCCTTGCCAGAAATTGAACCGCCCTTGGTGACTTGGACGCGTCAAATCGCGTCGGGTGAGACGTTGGATGCAGTTTTAGCGAACGCCGGCGTTGCCGCACCCGCCCGTGCGGAGATCGCTCTCGCACTTGGAGTGGAATATGATCTGCGCCGATTGCGCCCAGGCCATGAGATCACCGTGATCTCAAACGCGGACGGCAATCCGAAGCGCGTAGAACTGGCCATTGACGATGGAGTGCGGATCGAAACTGTTTTTGGTGAAGAACTTCTTACGCGCGTATTGGAACCAGACCCTGAAGTGGTGATTTTCGCAAGCGAGGCGGTGGTTGAAAGTTCGATCTCCGCAGCGTTGGACAAGGCAAAGATACCTGCACGCTTCGCGGTCGATCTGGCACAGATGCTGGGCGGCACAATCGATTTTCGACGTGAACTCTCCGGGGGTGAGAGGATGCGTCTCCTTTGGCGCGAGGCGCGAGAAGGAAACAAAAGGATTGGCCAGCCCGAGCTTGCCTTTGCCGCATTGGACCTTGCTGGATCGGTCTATGAGATCGTCTGGCCGGATGACGGCAGCGGTCAAGCGACGATCTATGTGGATGGAGAGGTCCTGCGTGTCTTTGCCCAACCGGTGGAAGGAGCGCGGCTGAGTTCCGTCTTCGGCCGTCGCACGCACCCGGTCTATGGGAATGTACGCATGCACACCGGCGTCGACTTTGCTGCGGCCCGCGGTACGCCTGTAAAAGCAACGGCGCCTGGACGCGTGAGCTTCATCGGACGTCGTGGTGGATATGGCCGGGTGGTGGAGATATCGCATGGTTCCGACACCCTGACACGATACGCACATCTCAGCGAGGTGCCGGACACACTCGAACAAGGGCAGCGCGTGATGGCCGGAGACATGATCGGTCGCGTCGGTGCTACCGGCACCGCGACCGGCCCAAATCTGCATTATGAGGTTCTGGTCGATGGTCGCCCGACGGATCCTCTCTCAGACGACCGACTGGTAGAGGCGGCCGACCGGGATGCGGTTGGCCCGGCTGCACTTGAGCGATTGGCTGAGGCTCGCTCGCTACTGGCCGAGAGGCTCACCAGCGAATTTGTACAGACAACAACCGAAAGGCTTTAA
- the lspA gene encoding signal peptidase II has protein sequence MYGWGDEMKQSHFQGFIAAGTAFLVDQVTKAIVVANATDLSAGIPVFPSFNLIYLRNDGVTFGLLGGAPWWGLATLALAICGWLTVMLVRTDNRVEAIAYGAIIGGALGNVLDRIRFWGVTDFLDFYVGSTHWPAFNMADVFVVGGVGLLLLAPWLAAKLQTGP, from the coding sequence ATGTATGGCTGGGGTGATGAGATGAAACAGTCCCATTTCCAAGGCTTCATTGCGGCTGGAACTGCTTTTCTTGTTGATCAGGTGACAAAAGCAATCGTCGTCGCTAATGCGACAGATTTGAGCGCCGGAATTCCGGTCTTTCCCAGTTTTAATCTTATTTACTTGCGCAACGATGGCGTGACATTCGGACTGCTTGGTGGAGCACCATGGTGGGGCCTTGCGACCTTGGCCCTAGCCATCTGCGGCTGGTTGACCGTCATGCTGGTACGCACTGACAACCGGGTTGAGGCTATCGCCTATGGTGCGATCATCGGTGGCGCGCTCGGCAACGTCCTCGACCGCATTCGATTTTGGGGTGTGACGGACTTCCTCGATTTCTACGTCGGCTCCACGCATTGGCCCGCCTTCAACATGGCGGATGTGTTCGTGGTCGGTGGCGTGGGGCTGCTGCTCTTAGCACCGTGGTTAGCCGCTAAACTTCAGACTGGCCCATGA
- a CDS encoding penicillin acylase family protein, which translates to MRRLFNILLYLLLAVFASGLAVSGVVYFLLRASVPDYDEDFRVAGIEGPVDILRDAAAIPHISADSAADAYFALGFVHAQDRLGQLLRARRAAQALLPLDQTFEVEPSTAQALDAYAAGVNAWLGLVSEGGRGRGSPDLLIADERMIAAWRPVDSLRLAQAFLNDLQSESRQSDLSGLSDRPFLPELFVTSPKVSLEAWALPGDRTAMGAPILTADIRGPLSLPSEWYLADIQLPTGAAIGATMPGVPFIVVGRSERVAWAFRSVSLKTLKEPVSPTAAKAGSFLMMLDRLARSADVNDAMDASMNLAPAGLEILAIDRETLARWPDREVETPLSFRGARLAALDERQPIFSVEGAIAVQRDTVSAAARALLPIMAKELWFVGSTGALEENRADRLRGVILNQLARWNGDMDRFSPEPLLFWAWARALQKRILQDEFPSATKVWARPNADVLFAVLSDRGGSAIWCDIRPSTPIETCQDQVRAALDDAIGWLVDRYGPDPSAWVWGEAHASNMKWAPIRSSGIISDLLSLEAPSSGAPDTLIATLFASDDDRPFATSAGTNFQAVMSFSEEAGSYFIAPAGQSGHPLSRFYENLFPMWMQGKYLAMSTDLSLARGGAVGTSRLLPASVQRPTIQDDMSQ; encoded by the coding sequence TTGAGACGACTGTTCAACATATTACTGTACTTGCTCCTGGCGGTTTTTGCATCAGGACTGGCCGTATCCGGTGTCGTCTACTTTCTTTTGCGCGCCTCCGTCCCCGACTATGACGAGGACTTCAGAGTTGCGGGAATCGAAGGTCCAGTCGATATTCTGCGAGATGCTGCGGCCATACCGCACATTTCTGCAGACTCTGCTGCGGACGCCTATTTCGCGCTTGGTTTCGTTCACGCTCAGGACAGGCTTGGCCAGTTATTGCGGGCAAGGCGGGCAGCGCAAGCCTTGTTGCCACTTGACCAGACGTTCGAAGTCGAGCCTTCGACAGCCCAGGCGCTCGACGCATATGCCGCAGGTGTCAACGCGTGGCTTGGTCTGGTATCCGAAGGCGGGCGCGGCAGAGGCTCACCCGATCTGTTGATCGCGGATGAGAGAATGATCGCAGCCTGGAGACCCGTCGATAGTCTCAGACTTGCTCAAGCGTTTCTGAACGATCTTCAATCCGAGAGTCGCCAGAGTGACCTGTCCGGCTTGTCAGACCGACCTTTTTTGCCCGAGCTGTTTGTGACCTCGCCCAAGGTCAGCCTCGAAGCTTGGGCGTTGCCTGGAGACAGAACAGCTATGGGAGCACCAATTCTCACCGCCGATATACGTGGCCCCTTATCGCTGCCTTCTGAATGGTACCTGGCGGATATTCAACTCCCGACCGGAGCCGCGATTGGGGCTACAATGCCGGGTGTGCCCTTCATTGTCGTCGGTCGCAGCGAACGCGTCGCTTGGGCGTTCCGATCTGTGTCACTGAAAACCCTGAAAGAGCCAGTGAGTCCCACCGCTGCGAAGGCCGGCAGTTTTCTGATGATGCTTGACCGTCTGGCGCGGTCCGCCGATGTGAACGATGCTATGGACGCAAGCATGAACCTGGCACCAGCCGGATTGGAGATTCTTGCGATCGACCGAGAAACCCTTGCTCGCTGGCCTGACAGGGAGGTCGAAACTCCTTTATCGTTTCGAGGCGCCCGTCTGGCTGCTCTTGATGAGCGGCAGCCGATATTCTCGGTCGAGGGCGCGATTGCGGTGCAGCGCGACACGGTCAGCGCTGCCGCGCGGGCGCTTCTTCCTATAATGGCAAAAGAGCTTTGGTTCGTGGGTTCCACAGGTGCTCTCGAAGAGAACCGCGCAGATAGGCTTCGCGGCGTTATTCTGAATCAACTTGCCCGATGGAATGGCGACATGGATCGCTTTTCACCGGAGCCGCTCTTGTTCTGGGCCTGGGCGCGCGCGTTGCAAAAACGGATACTTCAGGATGAATTTCCATCCGCGACGAAGGTCTGGGCCAGGCCAAATGCCGATGTCCTATTTGCGGTGCTTTCAGATCGCGGAGGGAGCGCAATCTGGTGCGACATCCGCCCGTCCACCCCCATCGAGACCTGCCAGGATCAGGTTCGTGCGGCCTTGGATGATGCCATCGGCTGGCTTGTCGACCGCTACGGACCCGATCCGTCCGCTTGGGTCTGGGGCGAAGCACACGCTTCGAATATGAAGTGGGCACCAATCCGATCGAGCGGGATCATCAGCGATCTGCTGTCTCTCGAAGCCCCATCTTCGGGCGCTCCCGACACGCTGATTGCAACATTGTTTGCTTCTGACGATGACCGCCCCTTCGCGACCAGCGCGGGCACCAATTTTCAGGCGGTCATGTCGTTTTCGGAAGAAGCCGGTTCCTATTTCATCGCGCCCGCCGGTCAGTCCGGCCACCCGCTCTCACGATTCTATGAAAACCTGTTTCCAATGTGGATGCAGGGCAAATACCTCGCGATGTCCACTGATCTGTCCTTGGCCCGGGGTGGCGCTGTGGGAACATCCCGACTTTTACCGGCATCTGTCCAAAGGCCAACAATACAAGATGACATGAGCCAATGA
- a CDS encoding cytochrome c oxidase assembly protein, producing MIAYFLLFDPFGYAISPVSLVSVSLAAWIYMRGVARSTRLRGTVSIWRQALFFAGLTCILAATNAPLASLGHSLFSAHQVEHLLLRLAGPLLIAVSQPWRFLQVGLNRRWRRYLGALGKSIALRFLAHPVTATAALITSLFIWQIPLLYGLAQRIAAIEMFAHFAMVLAGIWYFGMLFDPRDPPEGARRGARLISGFAVIVSNIFLGSLTTLKEVSLYASYQTAATGLLDPLSDETMGGYTIWVPSSMLMIAAIILVLNGWNAAEVRRWNSRYELVRGSNSAALEFPETAEELRLKVAKPNRDMGRTLAIGALVMFFIVMTTVVTIVYAL from the coding sequence ATGATCGCCTACTTCCTCCTTTTCGACCCGTTTGGATACGCGATTTCGCCAGTGTCCCTTGTTTCCGTCAGCTTGGCCGCATGGATCTACATGCGCGGCGTCGCGCGATCCACACGGCTGCGCGGGACGGTTTCCATTTGGCGGCAAGCCCTGTTCTTCGCTGGCTTGACCTGCATTCTCGCGGCCACGAATGCGCCTCTGGCTTCGTTGGGGCACAGCCTCTTTTCGGCGCATCAAGTGGAGCACCTTCTCCTCCGCCTTGCAGGACCACTGCTCATCGCGGTCTCGCAGCCGTGGCGATTCCTGCAAGTCGGTTTGAACAGACGGTGGCGTCGATACCTCGGCGCTCTTGGAAAATCTATTGCATTGCGGTTCTTGGCACATCCGGTAACCGCCACTGCCGCGCTCATCACGTCGCTCTTTATCTGGCAGATTCCACTGCTTTACGGACTTGCGCAGCGCATCGCGGCGATCGAGATGTTCGCCCATTTTGCGATGGTTCTGGCAGGGATCTGGTATTTCGGCATGCTCTTCGACCCGAGAGATCCCCCTGAGGGCGCGAGGCGCGGCGCAAGGCTGATCTCTGGTTTTGCGGTGATCGTTTCAAACATTTTTCTGGGTTCCCTGACGACACTCAAAGAGGTGAGCCTCTATGCCTCCTACCAAACGGCGGCAACCGGGTTGCTTGATCCCCTGTCCGACGAAACCATGGGTGGCTATACGATCTGGGTCCCGTCCTCGATGCTGATGATCGCCGCGATCATTCTGGTCTTGAACGGGTGGAACGCGGCCGAGGTGCGTCGCTGGAATTCACGATACGAGTTGGTGCGAGGCTCGAACTCCGCGGCGCTCGAGTTTCCGGAAACGGCCGAAGAATTGCGTCTGAAAGTGGCAAAGCCAAACCGCGACATGGGCCGGACGCTCGCCATAGGCGCCTTGGTCATGTTCTTCATCGTCATGACGACGGTGGTGACTATTGTCTATGCGCTTTGA
- a CDS encoding cytochrome c peroxidase — protein sequence MPWDDIETAWTEPHRGSEFSTGALEWVDRKSGIKPDGILDAVAREDRQAVFTEATRLVALRIEEELDRALAAEEPAKARQALRTAGELYRAFEDGIAAADPEAARRIGLAWLELNSSTGSAGLLGAGAFSADRDTLGAARAVISSYLAENYLLANYAPRQTLSALPETAVFSRRTIEVPPSLPPGSDIFDQDPLPLLVLNFEEQGIDETDLPLVAYGDMLFDSPQIFGNPARNLGIACSTCHNRSDVNQRLFIPGASHQPGAIDVDGAFFNPIFNDRRDDPIDIPSLRGLRFTGPYGRDGRFASLRDFSRNVIVNEFGGAEPTPLMLDALVGYMLEFDFLPNSKLNADGTLSEANPDAAHRGEAIFNRPFAGLGDRSCASCHVPDANFLDRQAHDIGSVSPAYSGARAGALDTPSLLGTAYTAPYFHDGSLSTLAAVVEWFDETKSLGLSETERTELTAYLETVGSADEPYEKFDAENTAFRLTFAELATFASTLDTLLPRRDAEHILLLTDTVAADLAADASTMSNLTARPEVYALAERLAAVGDAARDDDWEAAEASWTAFKTEADAIEERAF from the coding sequence GTGCCTTGGGACGACATCGAGACCGCTTGGACAGAACCTCACCGGGGTTCGGAATTCTCGACCGGCGCGTTGGAGTGGGTGGACCGCAAAAGCGGTATCAAGCCGGATGGTATCCTTGACGCCGTGGCACGTGAAGACCGGCAAGCAGTTTTCACAGAGGCCACTCGTCTTGTAGCGCTTAGGATCGAAGAGGAATTGGACCGGGCTCTCGCAGCCGAAGAACCTGCAAAGGCGCGCCAGGCTCTGCGAACGGCAGGCGAGCTCTACCGTGCGTTTGAGGATGGTATCGCGGCAGCCGACCCCGAAGCAGCAAGACGTATCGGCCTCGCTTGGCTGGAACTTAACAGCAGCACGGGGTCCGCTGGTCTTCTCGGCGCTGGCGCCTTTTCCGCGGATCGCGACACGCTGGGGGCCGCGCGCGCAGTCATTTCCAGCTATCTCGCGGAAAATTACCTCTTAGCCAACTATGCTCCACGTCAGACACTGAGTGCCCTGCCCGAAACCGCTGTGTTCAGCCGACGCACTATCGAGGTGCCGCCAAGCTTGCCGCCTGGCTCCGACATCTTCGATCAGGACCCGCTGCCATTGCTTGTCCTCAACTTCGAGGAACAAGGTATCGACGAGACCGATCTGCCCTTGGTGGCTTATGGCGACATGCTTTTCGACAGCCCGCAGATATTCGGAAATCCTGCGCGAAACCTCGGGATCGCCTGTTCGACCTGTCACAATCGCTCGGATGTGAACCAGCGCCTCTTCATCCCGGGCGCCAGCCACCAACCCGGTGCCATCGACGTCGATGGCGCGTTCTTTAATCCTATCTTCAACGACCGGCGCGACGACCCGATCGACATTCCGAGCCTGCGCGGGCTGCGCTTCACCGGGCCTTATGGTCGCGATGGGCGCTTTGCCTCTCTGCGCGACTTCAGCCGGAACGTGATCGTCAATGAATTTGGCGGCGCGGAGCCGACGCCCTTGATGCTCGACGCGCTGGTAGGATACATGCTCGAGTTCGACTTCCTACCAAACTCTAAGCTGAATGCGGATGGTACGCTGTCCGAGGCAAACCCGGACGCGGCGCACCGAGGCGAGGCTATTTTTAATCGGCCTTTCGCTGGGCTAGGCGATCGCTCCTGCGCTAGTTGCCACGTGCCTGACGCAAATTTCCTCGATCGGCAAGCCCATGACATTGGATCGGTCTCGCCGGCATATAGTGGCGCGCGCGCAGGCGCGCTGGATACGCCGTCCTTGCTGGGAACCGCATATACCGCCCCCTATTTTCACGACGGTTCGCTGTCGACGTTGGCCGCCGTTGTTGAGTGGTTCGATGAGACGAAATCGCTCGGGCTATCAGAGACGGAACGGACTGAACTGACCGCGTATCTGGAGACTGTAGGGTCGGCAGACGAGCCTTACGAGAAGTTCGACGCAGAGAACACCGCCTTTCGCCTGACATTTGCCGAATTGGCGACATTTGCATCGACGCTCGACACGCTTCTGCCCCGACGTGACGCAGAGCACATCCTGCTGCTGACCGATACTGTCGCTGCGGACCTCGCCGCAGACGCGAGCACCATGTCGAACCTGACCGCACGGCCCGAAGTCTATGCCTTGGCCGAGCGTCTTGCCGCAGTCGGCGATGCAGCCCGTGACGACGACTGGGAG